A stretch of Lathyrus oleraceus cultivar Zhongwan6 chromosome 6, CAAS_Psat_ZW6_1.0, whole genome shotgun sequence DNA encodes these proteins:
- the LOC127096248 gene encoding uncharacterized protein LOC127096248, producing the protein MAQFANRVRQVERLKAEKVRTTKFSKKKTSYVKVNNIGNSSDSEYECVEENEVNVAELKSGRLYTCKLLQPSNGKNPIEPKNKNKNPSTYTFDITKCDKKFDLLVTYGEIVVPKGTKVPLLEQRKKKGFCKFQSFLDHNTSQCVLFRDPVQNALKDGKLKFADKQKPHTKEDNETKNDVFFVELVDIMVVDTITSTGG; encoded by the coding sequence ATGGCCCAGTTTGCCAATAGAGTTCGACAAGTTGAACGGTTGAAAGCTGAAAAAGTAAGAACTACAAAGTTCAGCAAAAAGAAAACATCTTATGTCAAAGTCAACAACATAGGAAACTCATCCGACTCAGAATATGAGTGTGTAGAGGAAAATGAGGTCAATGTGGCCGAACTAAAGTCAGGGCGTCTATATACATGCAAGTTGCTACAACCCTCAAACGGGAAGAATCCCATAGAGcctaaaaacaaaaacaaaaatcCTAGTACATATACATTTGACATTACTAAGTGTGACAAAAAATTTGATCTTTTGGTGACTTATGGAGAAATTGTTGTCCCAAAAGGGACTAAAGTCCCTCTGCTAGAACAGAGAAAGAAAAAAGGTTTTTGTAAATTCCAAAGTTTTTTGGATCATAATACTTCTCAATGTGTACTTTTCAGGGACCCGGTGCAAAATGCTCTGAAGGATGGCAAACTCAAGTTTGCTGACAAACAGAAGCCACACACGAAGGAGGATAATGAAACAAAAAATGATGTTTTCTTTGTCGAACTAGTGGACATTATGGTTGTCGACACTATCACCAGTACTGGGGGATAA